From Melanotaenia boesemani isolate fMelBoe1 chromosome 12, fMelBoe1.pri, whole genome shotgun sequence, a single genomic window includes:
- the nup62l gene encoding nucleoporin 62 like, with product MSGGFNFGQSTGFTFGAQKTTAAAPSTGFSLTNSTPAASGGGFTFGTSTQPSTNPTGGFSFGTPAKSSAGGGGFSFGTPNSTFGLTATPQTTSATGLAMGSTAAPAPAAGSGFTLGGGLSAQTSTAAPAGGGFSFGTAPQVQAQPQPQPAGTTATTASSGLSFGGFSFGAPKVQVTTAAPSTAAATGGGFSFGTTAPSNITQPQPQPASTATAPASQGGGFNFGVKPSTTPAPPASTLAAPNIGPTLFASPVITTGVAAAAAVTGFTLGAPPPLSVGTTTAPAAGSGLSFTLKPLGSAPSTSAPVSTATSAAATVGAATGFTLGFKPASSTSTTTTAAATTITTTAAPPVMTYAQLEGLINKWSLELEDQERHFLQQATQVNAWDRMLVENGEKITSLHKEMEKVKLDQRRLNQELDFILSQQKELEDLLCPLEESVKEQSGTIYMQNADEERERTYKLAENVDAQLKRMSQDLKEIIEHLNTSSGPADTSDPLQQICKILNAHMDSLQWIDQNSVLLQRRVEEVSKLCDTQRKEQEKTFRLTFD from the exons atgagtggCGGGTTTAACTTTGGACAGTCTACGGGCTTCACTTTTGGAGCTCAGAAGACCACAGCTGCTGCCCCCAGCACGGGCTTCAGTTTAACCAACTCCACACCGGCAGCCTCTGGAGGAGGTTTCACCTTCGGCACTTCCACGCAGCCCAGCACCAATCCCACCGGCGGTTTCAGCTTTGGTACACCAGCAAAGAGCTCTGCAGGCGGCGGGGGATTCTCTTTTGGGACACCTAACTCCACATTTGGCCTGACTGCAACTCCTCAAACCACATCAGCAACAGGATTAGCTATGGGCTCCAcagcagctccagctccagctgcGGGGTCAGGGTTCACACTGGGAGGCGGGTTGTCTGCACAGACCAGcactgctgctccagcaggTGGGGGCTTCAGTTTCGGAACTGCTCCTCAAGTACAAGCGCAACCACAACCGCAGCCTGCCGGAACTACAGCAACAACAGCATCAAGTGGCCTGTCATTTGGTGGGTTTAGTTTTGGAGCTCCCAAAGTTCAAGTGACCACAGCTGCGCCCTCTACAGCTGCTGCAACAGGAGGCGGGTTCAGCTTCGGCACCACTGCACCTTCCAACATCAcccagccccagccccagccagcaTCCACCGCTACAGCCCCAGCAAGCCAAGGAGGAGGATTTAACTTTGGGGTTAAACCTTCAACAACCCCCGCTCCTCCTGCGTCAACCCTGGCGGCTCCAAATATAGGTCCAACTCTCTTTGCTTCACCTGTCATCACAACTGGTGTGGCCGCCGCTGCAGCAGTTACAGGCTTTACTTTGGGAGCACCTCCACCTTTATCAGTGGGCACTACAACAGCCCCAGCAGCTGGGAGTGGTTTATCTTTTACACTCAAACCTCTGGGGTCAGCCCCCAGCACCTCTGCCCCAGTCTCCACTGCCACAAGTGCAGCTGCAACAGTAGGTGCCGCTACAGGCTTTACACTGGGATTCAAACCTGCATCCAGCACAAGCACCACAACAACTGCAGCAGCCACAACAATCACTActactgcagctcctccagtaATGACCTACGCCCAGCTAGAGGGACTCATAAACAAGTGGAGTCTTGAGCTTGAGGACCAAGAAAGACATTTCTTACAGCAGGCAACTCAGGTGAACGCCTGGGACCGAATGCTGGTGGAGAACGGGGAGAAGATCACATCCCTGCATAAGGAGATGGAGAAGGTGAAGCTGGACCAAAGGAGGCTAAACCAGGAGCTAGATTTCATTCTGTCCCAACAAAAGGAGCTGGAGGATTTGCTTTGCCCACTGGAGGAGTCGGTGAAGGAGCAGAGTGGAACCATCTACATGCAGAATGCTGATGAGGAACGTGAAAGAACGTATAAGCTCGCTGAGAACGTGGACGCGCAGCTGAAGAGGATGTCACAGGACCTGAAGGAGATCATTGAACACCTGAACACATCCAGTGGTCCAGCAGACACCAGTGATCCA cttCAGCAGATCTGTAAAATTCTCAACGCCCACATGGATTCGCTGCAGTGGATTGATCAGAACTCAGTTCTCCTGCAGAGAAGAGTGGAGGAAGTGTCCAAACTGTGCGACACCCAGCGCAAGGAGCAGGAGAAAACCTTTCGTTTAACATTTGACTGA